The genomic segment CGAACCGTAGGAATCGCTGTAGGGAGTCTCATCTTTCCATTCCACGCTGTATTCATAGCCCTGCAGCGCCATGAATCCGGCGCCGATGAGAATGGTGATCCAGCAGGCGATGCGCGCCATGCTGAACCGCTCCGCCTCGGCCTGCTTCTCGCCCCACATCAGCACCGCGCTGCTGGCAAGCAGAATCGCCATCAGGATCAACGCGAGCCAATACTTCGGCGCAACGTGATCTGCCCAGCGGTCCTTGTTCGAACCAAGATAGTAGTACGCGCCGAACATGGAGACGAAGAGCATGAACTCCGTTGCAATCACGCACCACATCGCATTGAGTCCGCGCTTCTGATCGATCGGCAGTGTCGCCACTTTGACTTGCGGCGGAGGTATCTGGACGGTGCTCATTCCACTACCTCCTTCTCAACGTGAGGCCACATCCAATAGCAGCCGACGAGGAAAGTGACGATGACCGATGCCACCATCCACCAAAGCATCTGGTAGATGACGAAAAGGAAAAACGCGAACAGCGCCAGGCTCATCCACAGCGGCGCAAGCGAGTCCGCTGGAATCGTTGCGATACCCGCCGGAATCGCGTCGAGCGCGGTGGTCGTCGGCGTCAGTCGGCCCCAGTCGAGCACGCGATCATCGTCAGGATCGTCTTCCTCTTCGAATTCATCCCAAAGCGGATGACGCGACACGACTACCGGAATGTGCTCAGAGCCGTAGACCTGCGGCGGC from the Occallatibacter riparius genome contains:
- a CDS encoding cytochrome c oxidase subunit 3, with the protein product MSTVQIPPPQVKVATLPIDQKRGLNAMWCVIATEFMLFVSMFGAYYYLGSNKDRWADHVAPKYWLALILMAILLASSAVLMWGEKQAEAERFSMARIACWITILIGAGFMALQGYEYSVEWKDETPYSDSYGSIFYTITTLHALHVIAGLLMLLYIGVMPRYGWTRRTPHKPYKTVAMYWHFVDAVWVLIVLLLYIIPNIQRYMHVHH